In the genome of Leptospira licerasiae serovar Varillal str. VAR 010, one region contains:
- a CDS encoding HEAT repeat domain-containing protein, translating to MSLTEELRNSKKKTANCSKLANNRLSILENKTDQILRNSHFFKLAAISALFLVLSFLSFGSLVAKEAPPKPKYTEEQIRKKKEILSKVLKYGTTKERASALRELEDFPKEEAGELYDQVGVILSKDPDWSMKIYALRISGILKLTQFEDKIIALLKYDQQDVQKEAVYVVKKLKFDSGIPVLTELLKAQDFTKNSNFLIALIETLAEFPQANEAFSVLEARFQEKFNDPEVRAQIALYFGKVKKSSIENVLIATVKDEKEPITLRAYSVNALGKIKSEAAIVPLRELLEKIRALKSKNDIQDYQALKIHTITALVSLGDKEIIEELYSFARDDDAMVRLRAIKHLAETEDPAVIEILEYKAQRDPSEKVKRAAQSALDQLRKKLDPNFVPTSTDTKPAKDTSTRKAGGSSSSSRRSRPSSGGGEGSNPVPLSGEGAGSSGGSSGGGSSGGSGGGSGGGKPSGGESEDLEND from the coding sequence ATGAGCTTAACAGAAGAATTAAGGAACTCGAAGAAGAAAACCGCAAACTGCAGCAAACTGGCGAATAACCGGCTGTCTATCCTCGAAAACAAAACAGATCAGATCTTGCGGAATTCTCACTTTTTCAAGTTAGCGGCTATTTCCGCGCTTTTTCTAGTATTATCCTTTTTATCTTTCGGCTCTCTGGTCGCCAAAGAGGCTCCACCTAAGCCAAAATATACGGAAGAACAGATCCGTAAGAAAAAAGAAATACTTTCCAAAGTTCTAAAATACGGAACTACAAAAGAAAGAGCAAGCGCTCTCAGAGAATTAGAGGATTTTCCGAAAGAAGAAGCAGGAGAATTGTACGACCAAGTTGGAGTGATCCTTTCCAAGGATCCGGATTGGTCCATGAAAATCTATGCGCTTAGAATTTCCGGAATTCTAAAACTTACACAATTCGAAGATAAGATCATCGCATTATTAAAATACGACCAACAAGACGTGCAGAAGGAAGCGGTCTATGTGGTCAAAAAACTCAAATTCGATTCCGGAATTCCTGTTTTAACCGAATTGCTAAAAGCACAAGACTTTACAAAAAATTCGAATTTTCTGATCGCATTGATAGAAACACTAGCCGAATTTCCTCAGGCAAACGAAGCTTTCTCCGTATTAGAAGCAAGATTCCAAGAGAAGTTTAACGATCCTGAAGTAAGGGCACAGATCGCACTTTATTTCGGAAAGGTAAAAAAATCTTCCATTGAGAATGTTCTGATCGCAACTGTAAAAGACGAAAAAGAACCGATTACACTTCGTGCCTACTCTGTAAACGCACTCGGAAAGATCAAATCGGAGGCAGCGATCGTTCCACTCAGGGAACTTTTAGAAAAGATCCGTGCCTTAAAATCCAAGAACGATATCCAGGACTACCAAGCTCTCAAGATACATACGATCACCGCTCTTGTTTCCTTAGGAGATAAGGAAATTATCGAAGAATTATATTCATTCGCAAGAGACGACGATGCAATGGTCCGACTTCGTGCAATCAAACATTTGGCGGAAACCGAAGATCCAGCAGTGATCGAAATTCTAGAATACAAGGCTCAGAGAGACCCTAGCGAAAAAGTAAAACGCGCCGCTCAAAGCGCGTTGGACCAACTTCGTAAAAAACTAGATCCGAATTTTGTTCCAACAAGCACTGATACAAAACCTGCAAAGGATACAAGCACCAGAAAAGCAGGAGGTTCCAGCTCTTCTTCCAGAAGATCCAGACCGAGCAGCGGAGGAGGAGAAGGTTCTAATCCAGTTCCATTGAGTGGAGAAGGAGCCGGATCTTCCGGAGGCAGCAGTGGTGGTGGATCTTCCGGTGGTTCGGGAGGCGGTTCCGGCGGAGGGAAACCATCCGGTGGAGAATCAGAGGATTTGGAAAACGATTAG
- a CDS encoding LIC_11959 family protein: MKQFLLLSAILCVIPTSDGRRLDAEPAGNTYRGTITLQEPRALDIKESLTDSSPNYPETIKLYYQGLKENYVVFYDWNGHTLYYKYRDNKFDRRLKKYVSRLAAGAPYEVTGEYQGVFVFENKTIRRFKKKGEDSLADRKEKQSIPVFQLIKYRELILEEIIF; encoded by the coding sequence ATGAAACAATTCCTTCTCCTATCCGCAATCCTTTGTGTCATACCAACATCGGACGGGAGAAGATTGGATGCGGAACCCGCAGGAAATACCTACCGTGGGACAATCACTCTCCAAGAGCCTAGAGCCCTCGATATAAAAGAATCCTTAACCGATTCTTCTCCCAATTATCCGGAAACAATAAAACTATATTACCAAGGTTTAAAGGAAAACTACGTAGTATTCTATGATTGGAACGGACATACTCTATATTATAAATATAGAGATAATAAATTCGACAGAAGATTAAAAAAATATGTTTCTAGGTTGGCAGCCGGCGCACCTTACGAGGTCACAGGAGAATACCAAGGAGTATTCGTATTCGAGAACAAAACCATTCGAAGATTCAAGAAGAAGGGAGAAGATTCACTCGCCGACAGAAAAGAAAAACAATCCATCCCGGTATTCCAACTAATCAAATACAGAGAATTGATCTTAGAGGAAATCATCTTTTGA
- a CDS encoding 6-hydroxymethylpterin diphosphokinase MptE-like protein — MKEENSSFHLHSTQNPIKEGERISLSIPSPLQKDEFLIIIGIGCAYHVISYLKSVEVPTKILLLEPFSELESLVGAELKEKLGGVPVYYGWEKFEKLDKSEWMPADTKNLRIFIHPNYSRRYPDLSERILSFFQKKEPVSQNKLAKQEFRRLWVRNFFKHLKKSSESQDSYRILGKTLSPKPGKIGCFVGASPNLESEIDWIRENKEKVFLLSSDTALGYLLQNDIQPNAVLSIDSGLGTFYHFPENTPENIPIFTWFGGACRIFDLKNPKIIYLSTHPLDQILGAKFYPKAPILENPTLNVAGLAVSLLSSLGAESVLLKGFGFEREGGKTHCRSTGYERYDRFFIDRKRSLYNSRYTPESRWRTRTSVLEILKKWSPIPILSEIDSKWKVFSDWENSLESYPSSFPGTGPNWRKLCAEISELPSEIRILLPRETRLLDPRT, encoded by the coding sequence TTGAAGGAGGAAAATTCCTCCTTCCATCTACATTCCACACAAAATCCAATCAAAGAGGGAGAGAGAATCTCCCTTTCTATTCCTTCCCCCCTACAAAAAGACGAATTTCTAATAATTATTGGGATTGGTTGCGCCTATCATGTGATTTCTTATCTGAAATCTGTCGAAGTGCCTACAAAAATCCTATTACTCGAACCATTCTCCGAACTTGAATCCCTGGTTGGCGCTGAACTGAAGGAAAAATTAGGCGGAGTTCCAGTATATTATGGTTGGGAGAAATTTGAAAAACTAGACAAATCCGAGTGGATGCCCGCAGATACCAAAAATCTGCGAATTTTCATTCACCCGAATTATTCCAGACGGTATCCGGATCTAAGCGAAAGGATACTTTCCTTCTTCCAAAAAAAGGAACCCGTTTCCCAAAATAAACTCGCGAAGCAAGAGTTCAGAAGGCTCTGGGTCAGAAACTTCTTCAAACATTTAAAAAAGTCTTCAGAAAGTCAGGACTCTTATCGGATCCTTGGAAAAACACTTTCTCCCAAGCCTGGTAAGATCGGATGTTTTGTAGGAGCTTCGCCAAATTTAGAGTCTGAGATCGATTGGATCCGCGAAAATAAAGAGAAAGTCTTTTTACTCAGTTCGGACACTGCACTTGGATATCTATTACAGAACGATATCCAACCGAATGCTGTGCTTTCCATAGACAGTGGGCTTGGAACATTCTACCATTTTCCGGAAAATACGCCGGAGAATATTCCGATTTTCACATGGTTTGGTGGAGCTTGTAGGATCTTCGACCTAAAAAATCCAAAGATCATCTATCTTTCTACTCATCCACTGGACCAGATCCTGGGAGCAAAATTTTATCCGAAGGCACCGATCTTAGAAAATCCAACCTTAAATGTGGCGGGCCTTGCGGTTTCACTACTCAGTTCCTTAGGAGCAGAATCCGTTCTATTGAAAGGATTTGGTTTCGAAAGAGAAGGCGGAAAAACTCACTGCAGATCCACAGGTTACGAAAGATACGACAGATTTTTCATCGATCGGAAAAGAAGCCTATATAATTCGAGATATACGCCTGAATCTAGATGGAGAACAAGAACGAGCGTCCTAGAAATATTAAAAAAATGGAGTCCGATCCCTATTCTTTCCGAAATCGACTCTAAGTGGAAGGTGTTCTCGGATTGGGAAAATTCTCTGGAAAGTTACCCTTCTTCTTTTCCTGGTACAGGACCGAACTGGAGAAAACTTTGTGCGGAAATTTCAGAACTTCCAAGTGAGATCCGGATACTTCTTCCCAGAGAAACTAGACTTTTAGATCCAAGAACCTGA
- a CDS encoding response regulator, giving the protein MNKGYIICVDDEVSVLETLQEQLHNEFGKTHEIETARSAEEALALLEEIQASGYVIEVIITDQVMPGMKGADFLESVHKRSPDSIKILLTGQAGLDSAIHAINFGGLSRYVEKPWNIEDLTRDIRSLIEKFRQNLENQHLVNELNRRIKELEEENRKLQQTGE; this is encoded by the coding sequence ATGAATAAAGGTTATATTATTTGTGTCGATGATGAAGTGTCGGTACTGGAAACTCTCCAGGAACAGCTTCATAACGAGTTCGGAAAAACTCACGAGATCGAAACCGCGAGAAGCGCCGAGGAGGCACTCGCCTTATTGGAAGAGATACAAGCTTCCGGTTATGTGATCGAAGTTATCATTACGGATCAGGTGATGCCCGGCATGAAAGGAGCCGATTTTCTGGAATCGGTCCACAAACGGTCTCCTGACTCGATCAAAATTCTGCTCACCGGCCAAGCCGGTTTAGATTCCGCAATCCACGCGATAAATTTCGGGGGATTGAGCAGATACGTGGAAAAACCTTGGAACATTGAGGATCTAACCAGAGACATCCGATCTTTGATAGAAAAGTTCCGGCAGAACCTGGAGAATCAACATTTAGTCAATGAGCTTAACAGAAGAATTAAGGAACTCGAAGAAGAAAACCGCAAACTGCAGCAAACTGGCGAATAA